In Chthonomonadales bacterium, the genomic window CCATGCGCACGCCAACCTTCATCATTCCCGGCCTGATCGGCATCGTGATGCAGATCGTTACGATCTCGCTCACGAGCTTCAGCCTGGTGCGCGAGAAGGAGCAGGGCACGCTGGAGCAGGTGATGGTGAGCCCGATCGGCAAGCTGGGGTTGATGCTGGGCAAGTTGACGCCTTACGCGGTGCTGGGCATGGCGGAGATGGTGGTGGTGGTGGTGCTGGGGCGCATCGTGTTCGACGTGCGCGTGGCGGGGAGCGTGGCGCTGCTGATGCTGGCCTCGGTGCCGTTCATCCTGGCATCGCTGGCGATCGGGCTGGTGATCAGCACGGTGGCGCGAACGCAGGGGGAGGCGTTGCAGTACGTGCAACTGACGACGCTGCCCTCGGTGCTGCTCTCGGGGTTCATGTTCCCGCGCGAGGCGATGCCGGGCCCGATCTACCTGTTCAGCTTCCTGCTGCCGGTGACGCACTTCATCGACATTCTGCGGGGCGTCATCGTGCGCGGCGCGGGCCTGGGGGACCTGTGGACGAGCGTGGCGGCGCTGCTGGTGCTGATGGCGGCGCTCATCGCCCTGGCGACGGCGCGTTTTCGCAAGAGCATCGCGTGAAGGGAACGGAGCTCCGGACGTGACTCCGGCCTCCGTCTCGTACCTGCGTCAGAGCGCTGGTGGGCGGTCCTTGTAGGGACGCAGCAGACCGTACTCGTTCATATACCCCTTGATGCCTAGCTTCTGCGCCGTCAGCCTGTAGACGCGAAACCCCTCCGGACTCCCAATGCGTCGGATATACGGATCCATCATGGCGTGCGTCACGCCCAGGCGCCAGGCTCCGTTCCAGCGGTGGAACGAGAGCACGCTGTAGAGGCGGTTGTCGTGGTCGAAGAAGTGCGGGATGCCCATGTGCTCCATCATGATCGGGCGCCCATCCTCGCGCGCCCACGTCACGACGTAATCGAAGCGGTCCTGGTCGGGCTGACTGACATAGGGACGCACGTCCACGGCCCTGCGGGCGCCTGAGTCCCACAGGATGCCCCCCATGATCTTCGTCACCGCTTCCTCGGTAATCCCCAGCTCGGTGCGCTCGCGCGGGTCGGCGATCTGGAGGAGGCGGCGGACGTCGCGCGCCTCCATGGCCGCGATCGCGGCGTTCCTGGTGCGTGTGAGGGGGGTGCCTACCCACCAGGCCCACGCTCCCACGATCACGGCGAGCAGGGCCGCCAGCGCCCACAAGCGCCGGTCGGCCAGGAGCCGCCGCGCGCCGCGCCGCCGTATGCTCTCGGTCTTGCTTGCGGCAGGCGATCTCATGGCAGGATGCCCTTCATGGTCGCGGAGAGGAGCGCCGCGCGGCGCTTCCCTCCAACTCAGCTCCCCGGGTGAAACAGATGCGCGCGGCCAGACTCGTCCAGGAAGCCCTTCACCCCAGCCCCTTCCGCCTCCTGTCGGAACGCGTCCTGTCCCTCCCGGCGCCCGAGCCGGTTGATGTACAGGCCGCGAATGACGTACAGGACGTTGAACCGCCAGACCCCTTCCACCCGGCGGAAGGAGAGAATGCTGAACAAGCGATTGTCGTGGTCGAGGTGATGCGGTGTCGCCATGTGGTCCATCATGATGGGAAGGCCGTATTCGTTCGCCCACGTCACGATGTAGTCGAAGCGGTCCTGGTCGGGATGACTGGCAAAGAGACGCGCGTCGATGAT contains:
- a CDS encoding ABC transporter permease — encoded protein: MNGYWSVALKELLHLRRDPVALVIALLLPLIQLTIFGFAIEFDLRHMQTAVVDMDRSRESRAYIARLRSTQYIDPAVHLRDVSDAERYMRMGRVRLAIIIPPDFARRMTDRDHPTVRALVDGSDSQAASRAMRALLPPPDIGRPGVVEPRVDVLYNPAMRTPTFIIPGLIGIVMQIVTISLTSFSLVREKEQGTLEQVMVSPIGKLGLMLGKLTPYAVLGMAEMVVVVVLGRIVFDVRVAGSVALLMLASVPFILASLAIGLVISTVARTQGEALQYVQLTTLPSVLLSGFMFPREAMPGPIYLFSFLLPVTHFIDILRGVIVRGAGLGDLWTSVAALLVLMAALIALATARFRKSIA